One Bacteroidota bacterium genomic region harbors:
- a CDS encoding TRAP transporter small permease subunit — translation MPSSPLLRLAHVLDRLTAAAGRSAFVLLAVMTLVGALNAGLRYVGRPLGLSLSSNALFDAQWMLFGLVFLLGAAWTLQQDRHVRVDVLFSRLRPRTRAWIDLLGALLFLLPFCGLMLWATWPLVENAWITREGALDPGGLPRWPIKMLLPLGFVLLALQGVSEAIKAAHRLRDA, via the coding sequence ATGCCGTCCTCGCCGCTGCTCCGCCTCGCCCACGTGCTCGACCGCCTCACGGCGGCGGCGGGCCGCAGCGCGTTCGTGCTCCTCGCGGTGATGACGCTCGTGGGCGCGCTCAACGCGGGGCTGCGCTACGTCGGCCGGCCGCTCGGCCTCAGCCTGTCGTCCAACGCGCTCTTCGACGCGCAGTGGATGCTCTTCGGGCTGGTCTTTCTGCTCGGCGCGGCGTGGACGCTCCAGCAAGACCGCCACGTCCGCGTGGACGTGCTGTTCAGTCGCCTGCGCCCCCGCACCCGTGCGTGGATCGACCTGCTTGGCGCGCTGCTCTTCCTGCTGCCCTTCTGCGGGCTGATGCTGTGGGCGACCTGGCCGCTAGTCGAGAACGCCTGGATCACCCGTGAGGGCGCGCTCGACCCAGGTGGGCTTCCGCGCTGGCCCATCAAGATGCTCCTCCCGCTCGGCTTTGTGCTGCTCGCCCTGCAAGGCGTCAGCGAGGCGATCAAGGCGGCGCACCGGCTGCGGGACGCCTAG
- a CDS encoding TRAP transporter large permease subunit, translating into MDVLAPLMAIVALLLIFSGYPVAFALGGTALLFAFVGVEAGFFDWPYLLALGDRTFGVTTNTILLAVPFFILMGTLLEKSRLAEDLLTAIGALFGPMRGGLAFAVVFVGALLAAATGVVGASVVAMGMISLPVMLRHGYDQAFATGVITASGTLGQLIPPSVVLIVLADQLGVSVGDLFLGALVPGLLLVTLYAGYVGLVAMLKPSWAPALPPEERSASVPDLLRLALRRLVPPLVLILVVLGSIFAGIATPTEAGALGAVGALILAAVNRRLNRAVVWEALRDTGHLTTMVVFLLLGSMAFTLVFRGLDGDLWIEGLLTNLPGGVVGLLIVANIVVFVLGFFVDFFEIAFIVVPLLAPAALLLEIDLVWFGVMLGMNLQTSFLTPPFGFALFYLRGVAPEEVPTTAIYRGAIPFIVIQLIGLGLLLTFPEMVTWATD; encoded by the coding sequence ATGGACGTCCTCGCCCCGCTCATGGCCATCGTGGCGCTGCTGCTGATCTTCAGTGGCTACCCGGTGGCGTTCGCGCTCGGCGGGACGGCGCTCCTGTTTGCCTTCGTGGGCGTCGAGGCCGGGTTCTTCGACTGGCCCTACCTCCTCGCGCTCGGCGACCGCACGTTCGGGGTGACGACGAACACCATCCTGCTCGCGGTGCCGTTTTTCATCCTCATGGGCACGCTCCTCGAAAAGAGCAGGCTCGCCGAGGACCTGCTCACGGCGATCGGGGCGCTCTTCGGGCCGATGCGCGGCGGGCTCGCCTTCGCCGTCGTGTTCGTGGGGGCGCTCTTGGCTGCGGCGACGGGCGTAGTCGGCGCGAGCGTTGTGGCGATGGGCATGATCTCGCTGCCGGTGATGCTGCGCCACGGCTACGATCAAGCGTTTGCCACGGGCGTCATTACCGCAAGCGGCACGCTCGGGCAGCTCATCCCACCGAGCGTAGTGCTGATCGTGCTCGCCGACCAACTCGGCGTCTCCGTAGGCGACTTGTTTCTCGGCGCGCTCGTGCCAGGCTTGCTCCTCGTGACGCTCTACGCGGGCTACGTCGGCCTCGTGGCGATGCTGAAACCGTCGTGGGCACCGGCGTTGCCGCCCGAGGAGCGCTCCGCATCGGTGCCGGACCTGCTCCGGCTCGCGCTCCGTCGCCTCGTGCCGCCGCTCGTGCTCATCCTCGTGGTGCTCGGGAGCATCTTCGCGGGCATCGCCACGCCAACCGAGGCGGGGGCGCTCGGGGCCGTCGGCGCGCTGATCCTGGCGGCGGTCAACCGGCGGCTCAACCGCGCCGTCGTGTGGGAGGCGCTGCGCGACACGGGCCACCTCACCACGATGGTCGTCTTCCTACTGCTCGGCTCGATGGCCTTCACGCTCGTCTTCCGCGGCCTCGACGGCGACCTCTGGATCGAGGGGCTGCTCACGAACCTGCCCGGCGGCGTGGTCGGGCTCCTCATCGTGGCCAACATCGTCGTGTTCGTGCTGGGCTTCTTCGTCGACTTCTTCGAGATCGCCTTCATCGTCGTGCCGCTGCTCGCCCCGGCGGCGCTGCTGCTCGAAATCGACCTCGTGTGGTTCGGCGTCATGCTGGGCATGAACCTCCAGACGAGCTTCCTGACGCCGCCGTTCGGCTTCGCGCTGTTCTACCTCCGCGGCGTGGCGCCCGAGGAGGTCCCCACGACGGCGATCTACCGCGGCGCGATTCCGTTCATCGTGATCCAGCTCATCGGGCTCGGCCTGCTGCTGACGTTCCCCGAGATGGTGACGTGGGCGACCGACTGA
- the purU gene encoding formyltetrahydrofolate deformylase, whose amino-acid sequence MPNPAHADFARLRVTCPDRPGIVAAVSTFLRAHGANITALDQHSTDPEAGVFFMRAEFTTPHLDLSRPALEAAFARVVAEPFGMTWSLDYAAQPAPVAVMVSRYDHALLELLWRWSRGEFPGRIACVVSNHDALRGEVERFGVPFHHIPVTRETKAEAEAETLALFEREGVEVVVLARYMQILSGDFVARFPNRIINIHHSFLPAFIGADPYRQAFERGVKVIGATAHYVTEELDAGPIIDQGVARVSHRHTVRDLKDLGRTLEREVLARAVRWHLESRVLVYENKTIVFA is encoded by the coding sequence ATGCCCAACCCCGCGCACGCCGACTTCGCCCGGCTCCGCGTCACGTGCCCGGACCGCCCCGGCATCGTCGCCGCCGTGAGCACGTTCCTCCGCGCGCACGGCGCCAACATCACCGCGCTCGATCAGCACTCGACCGACCCCGAGGCGGGCGTGTTTTTCATGCGCGCCGAGTTCACGACGCCGCACCTCGACCTCTCGCGGCCCGCGCTCGAAGCGGCGTTCGCGCGCGTCGTGGCCGAGCCGTTCGGCATGACCTGGAGCCTCGACTATGCCGCGCAGCCCGCGCCCGTAGCGGTGATGGTGTCGCGCTACGACCACGCGCTCCTCGAACTGCTCTGGCGCTGGAGCCGGGGCGAGTTTCCCGGCCGCATCGCCTGCGTGGTGAGCAACCACGATGCCCTGCGCGGCGAGGTCGAGCGCTTCGGCGTGCCGTTCCACCACATCCCGGTCACCCGCGAGACGAAGGCGGAGGCCGAAGCCGAGACGCTGGCGCTCTTTGAACGGGAAGGCGTCGAGGTGGTCGTGCTCGCGCGCTACATGCAGATCCTCTCCGGCGACTTTGTGGCGCGCTTCCCAAACCGCATCATCAACATTCACCACTCGTTCCTGCCCGCGTTCATCGGGGCCGATCCTTATCGACAGGCGTTCGAGCGGGGCGTCAAGGTGATCGGCGCGACGGCGCACTACGTCACCGAGGAGCTCGACGCCGGGCCGATCATCGACCAGGGCGTCGCGCGGGTGTCGCACCGCCACACCGTCCGCGACCTCAAGGACCTCGGCCGCACGCTCGAACGCGAGGTCCTCGCGCGGGCCGTCCGGTGGCACCTCGAAAGCCGCGTACTCGTCTACGAGAACAAGACCATCGTCTTTGCCTGA
- a CDS encoding T9SS type A sorting domain-containing protein, whose protein sequence is MLDGFVVTDFVLAAPTLTMPDDGAADLTVAPVLVWNSIPGAVAYDVRLSTDEDFTDVAIQGTTAENAFLPLGLEGRTTYYWQARALGDGQARSEWSARRSFSTATTVANEDGEALPTAYALSPSYPNPFADETQLRFELPEQGRVMLAVYDVRGARVAVLSDQEWPAGYHAVAWRADGVPSGLYLVQLRVGSFVRTQKILLVR, encoded by the coding sequence TTGCTCGATGGTTTCGTAGTCACCGACTTTGTGTTGGCAGCACCCACGCTCACGATGCCTGACGACGGGGCCGCCGATCTGACGGTCGCCCCAGTGCTGGTCTGGAATTCGATTCCCGGGGCGGTAGCGTACGACGTGCGGTTGAGCACGGACGAGGACTTCACCGACGTGGCCATTCAGGGCACTACCGCTGAAAACGCGTTCCTCCCCTTGGGACTGGAAGGCAGGACGACCTACTACTGGCAGGCCCGCGCGCTGGGCGACGGCCAGGCCCGCAGTGAGTGGTCTGCACGTCGGAGCTTTTCGACAGCGACCACTGTCGCCAATGAGGACGGCGAGGCGTTGCCCACAGCCTATGCGCTGAGTCCTAGCTACCCCAACCCGTTCGCCGACGAGACGCAGCTCCGCTTCGAACTCCCCGAACAAGGTCGTGTCATGCTGGCCGTCTACGATGTGCGCGGCGCGCGCGTGGCGGTCTTGTCGGATCAGGAGTGGCCCGCTGGGTACCATGCCGTGGCGTGGAGGGCAGACGGGGTGCCGAGCGGCCTCTACCTCGTCCAACTCCGAGTCGGGTCCTTCGTGCGGACGCAAAAGATTTTGCTCGTGCGGTGA
- the dprA gene encoding DNA-processing protein DprA, giving the protein MPHATARLDTPSDATGARFDARMLLALAAVPGVGPARVRALLDRFGDATSVMRADVRALAEVEGIGLKTARAIAAFDGHAAIDSQLQQGARLGADLVTCADDAYPARLRELYDPPPFLWLRGTLTEADTRAVAIVGTRKASAYGLRVAEHFAAGLAERGYTIVSGLAYGIDIAAHRAALDAGGRTLAILGSGVDRIYPQRHTATVRRIIESGQGAVVSEFPLGTKPDAPNFPRRNRIIAGLSLGVLVAEARAKGGALLTAYAALEQNREVFAAPAPLFSGNGDGGNSLIQLGHAKLVTSVGDLLAEIEGQQDLFGARSRGSGQALASEAKPAPPPESLNRVEQQLYDALTPEPMHLDTLCERAGVDVSNALVYLLSLELNGHIGQLAGRQFYRR; this is encoded by the coding sequence ATGCCCCACGCCACGGCTCGACTCGATACCCCGTCCGATGCAACGGGCGCGCGGTTCGATGCGCGGATGCTACTCGCGCTCGCCGCCGTGCCGGGCGTAGGGCCCGCGCGGGTGCGGGCGCTGCTCGACCGCTTCGGCGACGCCACCTCAGTGATGCGAGCGGACGTGCGGGCACTCGCGGAGGTCGAGGGCATTGGGCTCAAGACGGCGCGGGCCATCGCAGCCTTCGACGGCCACGCCGCCATCGACAGCCAACTCCAGCAGGGTGCGCGGCTCGGAGCCGATCTCGTCACGTGCGCCGACGACGCCTACCCGGCGCGGCTGCGCGAGCTCTACGATCCGCCGCCGTTCCTCTGGCTGCGCGGCACACTCACCGAGGCCGACACGCGCGCGGTTGCCATCGTGGGGACGCGCAAGGCGAGCGCCTATGGCCTCCGCGTGGCCGAGCACTTCGCGGCGGGCCTCGCGGAGCGCGGCTACACCATCGTGAGCGGCCTCGCCTACGGCATCGACATCGCGGCGCACCGGGCGGCCCTGGACGCGGGCGGGCGGACGCTGGCCATCCTCGGCTCGGGGGTGGACCGCATTTACCCGCAGCGTCACACGGCCACGGTCCGTCGCATCATCGAAAGCGGGCAGGGGGCGGTCGTCTCCGAGTTCCCGCTGGGCACCAAGCCCGACGCGCCCAACTTTCCGCGCCGCAACCGCATCATTGCCGGACTGTCGCTGGGGGTGCTCGTCGCCGAGGCGCGGGCGAAGGGCGGAGCGCTGCTGACGGCCTACGCCGCGCTGGAGCAGAACCGCGAGGTCTTTGCCGCCCCCGCGCCACTGTTCTCGGGCAACGGCGACGGCGGCAACTCGCTTATCCAACTCGGCCACGCGAAGCTCGTCACCAGCGTCGGCGACCTCCTCGCCGAGATCGAAGGCCAGCAAGACCTCTTCGGCGCGCGGTCGAGAGGAAGCGGCCAGGCACTAGCCAGCGAAGCGAAGCCTGCACCGCCGCCGGAGAGCCTCAACCGGGTCGAGCAGCAACTCTACGACGCGTTGACGCCGGAGCCGATGCACCTCGACACGCTCTGCGAACGCGCTGGGGTGGACGTGTCGAACGCCCTGGTCTACCTTCTGAGCCTCGAACTGAACGGTCACATCGGGCAACTCGCTGGCCGGCAGTTCTACCGCCGCTAA
- the rnhA gene encoding ribonuclease HI, whose product MPQKKTVTIYTDGSCSGNPGPGGWAAILIYGAQEKELSGGEDRTTNNRMELRAIVEGLRALTEPVIARVHTDSAYAVNAFEQDWIGGWQRRGWKTAGKKPVKNQDLWRDLLAEMKRHEVEFVKVKGHADDALNNRADALAVAAMRVRKEEITPS is encoded by the coding sequence GTGCCCCAGAAAAAAACCGTCACGATCTACACCGACGGCTCGTGCAGCGGCAACCCCGGCCCCGGCGGCTGGGCCGCAATCCTGATCTACGGCGCGCAGGAGAAGGAACTCTCCGGCGGCGAGGACCGCACGACGAACAACCGCATGGAGCTGCGCGCCATCGTGGAGGGGCTGCGCGCCCTCACCGAGCCCGTGATCGCCCGCGTCCACACGGACAGCGCCTATGCAGTGAACGCCTTCGAGCAGGACTGGATCGGCGGGTGGCAGCGGCGCGGATGGAAGACGGCGGGCAAGAAGCCGGTCAAGAACCAGGATCTCTGGCGGGACCTGCTGGCCGAGATGAAGCGCCACGAGGTCGAGTTCGTCAAGGTGAAGGGCCACGCGGACGACGCGCTCAACAACCGCGCGGACGCCCTGGCTGTCGCCGCCATGCGGGTGCGCAAGGAGGAGATCACGCCTTCCTGA
- the obgE gene encoding GTPase ObgE: MKFVDYVTISVRSGNGGAGSAHLRRAKYEPRGGPDGGDGGSGGSVLLEADANLYTLLDLRYNRHHFADHGQPGQGSGKTGKSGQDIVLRVPLGTIARDTETGELLGELTDEGQRLTLAPGGMGGLGNTHFKSSTNQTPRYAQPGTKGIERDVTLELKLLADVGLVGFPNAGKSTLVSALSAAKPKVADYPFTTLEPSLGMVYLGDYRSFVIADIPGLIEGASEGKGLGIRFLKHIERNAVLLFVVPVNEEDPGATYATLLGELEAFNPHLLAKPRLIGLSKTDLLPPDMYDAFVADARAQLPDDVPVIAFSAVARKNLDPLKQVLMSAVEQSRVAEGIGNRE, translated from the coding sequence GTGAAGTTTGTCGACTACGTCACCATCTCCGTCCGCAGCGGCAACGGCGGGGCCGGGTCTGCTCACCTCCGCCGCGCGAAGTACGAGCCCCGCGGCGGCCCCGACGGCGGCGACGGCGGCTCTGGCGGCTCCGTCCTCCTCGAAGCCGACGCCAATCTCTACACGCTCCTCGACCTCCGCTACAACCGCCACCACTTCGCGGACCACGGCCAACCGGGGCAAGGCTCCGGCAAGACGGGCAAGAGCGGCCAGGACATCGTGCTGCGCGTGCCGCTCGGCACCATCGCGCGCGACACCGAGACGGGTGAGCTGCTCGGCGAGCTCACCGACGAGGGCCAGCGCCTCACGCTCGCGCCCGGCGGGATGGGCGGCCTCGGTAACACGCACTTCAAGAGCAGCACCAACCAGACGCCGCGCTACGCCCAGCCCGGCACTAAGGGCATCGAGCGCGACGTGACGCTCGAACTCAAGCTCCTCGCCGACGTGGGACTCGTGGGCTTCCCGAACGCGGGCAAGAGTACGCTCGTGAGCGCCCTTTCCGCGGCCAAGCCAAAGGTGGCCGACTACCCGTTCACGACCTTGGAGCCGAGCCTCGGCATGGTCTACCTCGGCGACTACCGCTCGTTCGTCATCGCCGACATTCCAGGCCTGATCGAAGGGGCGAGCGAGGGCAAGGGCCTCGGCATCCGCTTCCTCAAGCACATCGAGCGCAACGCGGTGCTCCTCTTCGTCGTCCCGGTCAACGAGGAGGACCCGGGCGCGACTTACGCGACGCTGCTCGGCGAGCTAGAAGCATTCAACCCGCACCTGCTCGCCAAGCCGCGCCTGATCGGCCTCTCGAAGACCGATCTGCTGCCGCCGGACATGTACGACGCCTTCGTGGCCGACGCCCGCGCGCAGCTTCCCGACGACGTGCCCGTGATCGCGTTCTCGGCTGTCGCGCGCAAGAACCTCGATCCGCTCAAGCAGGTGCTCATGAGCGCCGTGGAGCAGAGTCGAGTAGCGGAGGGAATAGGAAATAGGGAATAG
- a CDS encoding energy transducer TonB — MSVQKTSRADLKRQYPVVLQVGALLALGVVLAAFTTPYRAANSFEIDVPDTEVITVPDIEITRHELPPPPPPKPPAPIEVVDTDIEDPVIDIDMTMDPFEMPALPGLPPAPATDPEPAPDEVLPFLPVEDQPQLLPSEAEAMAALQRCIRYPEMARRGTVEGRVYVQFVVDERGNVIDPYAARGIGGGADEEAVRCVRELQFRPGMQRGRPVKVQFTLPVTFRLR, encoded by the coding sequence ATGTCTGTCCAGAAGACCTCGCGCGCCGACCTGAAGCGGCAATATCCCGTTGTCTTGCAAGTCGGCGCGTTGCTCGCGCTCGGCGTCGTGCTCGCCGCCTTCACCACGCCGTATCGCGCTGCGAACAGCTTCGAGATCGACGTGCCTGATACCGAGGTCATCACGGTGCCTGACATCGAAATCACCCGGCACGAGTTGCCGCCGCCTCCACCGCCGAAGCCGCCCGCCCCCATTGAGGTAGTGGACACCGATATCGAGGACCCGGTCATCGACATCGACATGACCATGGACCCCTTCGAGATGCCAGCGCTCCCCGGCCTACCGCCTGCGCCCGCTACTGACCCGGAGCCTGCCCCCGATGAGGTCTTGCCCTTTCTCCCTGTAGAGGACCAACCTCAGCTCCTGCCAAGCGAGGCCGAGGCGATGGCGGCTTTGCAGCGCTGCATCCGCTACCCCGAGATGGCCCGACGCGGCACGGTAGAGGGACGCGTCTACGTGCAATTTGTCGTAGACGAACGTGGCAACGTGATCGACCCATACGCTGCACGTGGCATCGGTGGCGGGGCCGACGAGGAGGCCGTGCGCTGCGTGCGCGAGCTTCAGTTCCGCCCCGGCATGCAGCGCGGCCGCCCCGTCAAGGTGCAGTTCACGCTGCCAGTCACGTTCCGTCTCCGCTGA
- a CDS encoding vWA domain-containing protein: MRFAPIEVWDDDFGFDDLLATTTTDANGAYSVPVPEDASDAPDLYINVLARSDEFYVVTPGDQGDPSSTYSFSTIDLQVPNVSTDIVINVSISNTTAAGNAFSVQDALIESARYTKAISGTTLPTLSVEFAGAYPTSYYSVSGGGLFILLEDRYDWDVLHHEHGHYVAESFSLDRNPGGTHRPYEHLAERVGKQDGIRLAWGEAWPTYFGITLQRERGSGALGIPNVGDLFYQDTEDATFSYSIEATGSRGRGEDNEVAVQRALWDLYDSANDDRDKVSLGDQAIWNALVTARPASMSDVWNALIANVSEEDKTKYGAIFADQGIAPDPTAPADGTVIPLNGSATPTFTWSANGAGPSFRLNRFTVAFYSEDFSTLLYETPELTTPTYTPTATELTDNIFRTEKRVKWVVKGRNVSAPATGTYISLPRLIESSGVDVAFVIDDTGSMDEEIAGVRQGLLNHLATYPNDGATTFQLVTFKDGVTSFAPTNDLATIQSQVSGLFADGGADCPEASAQAVMAAEQRLRANGRVFLATDADPHPGQDIAGTIRTLRARGVRVDVVLSGSCSGLAAREGAGANEPNTAAAPERSTDTVKPASARLALRNELVQVRAAADTLWLGDDDFAQILLPFSFPFGEATYSTAYVNSNGSVTFNSGDVSRGGSVGNLLFGPPRIAPLWDDLDPSLRGRVFVEERDGAAVITFQEVPEYNAPSPSSSPNTFALTLRPDGTFSIDYGTISAAGVFAAVHTGFSEDPGPTDLSAAPQPIDADPEGTLYEPFTGTNDLSGLLLNFDAVSSGPPPPPPVFNAIEAFSQMALQTGGIFALMPEVNSFDAQEVQRFENTVFNLVQGGINQSLALVQPGRGPRGSRFSVDIAGSGTTFRPGATRLEVEGAGVSVEEVTVLSPVRMLATLAVDEGAAEGFYNLLAVTQQGAVADSAQGLGSFIVTPPETGPKVLSVAPTVGDAGSNLTVSVFGTNTNFDETSQLQMGLGITVLSSTAISATELQASIEIAENAPMGLRDVQVVTGDEVAAENQTGPFFVTSEGQDRALLVSALPNVGAPGTETTLSVTGSNTSFVEGISALSVSGTGITTLSTTVVSPTQLSAVIQIEEDASLGARDIRVTTSSPCSMVS, encoded by the coding sequence GTGCGCTTTGCCCCCATCGAGGTTTGGGACGACGACTTCGGCTTTGATGACCTCCTAGCGACGACCACCACCGACGCCAATGGAGCGTACTCCGTCCCCGTCCCTGAGGACGCATCCGATGCGCCCGACCTCTACATCAACGTGCTGGCGAGGTCGGACGAGTTCTACGTGGTCACGCCGGGCGATCAGGGGGACCCATCGAGCACCTATTCCTTCTCGACGATAGACTTGCAAGTACCAAACGTCTCTACAGACATCGTCATTAATGTCTCCATCTCGAACACCACCGCGGCAGGAAATGCGTTCTCGGTACAGGACGCGCTGATCGAGAGCGCTCGCTACACGAAGGCCATCTCCGGCACAACTCTCCCGACGCTCTCCGTCGAGTTTGCAGGGGCCTATCCTACCTCCTACTACTCCGTGTCCGGTGGGGGCCTGTTCATCCTCCTCGAAGACCGATACGATTGGGATGTCCTGCATCATGAGCACGGGCACTACGTCGCCGAGTCGTTCAGTCTGGACAGAAACCCTGGCGGTACGCACAGACCGTACGAGCACCTGGCCGAGCGCGTCGGCAAGCAGGATGGGATTCGCTTGGCCTGGGGCGAAGCCTGGCCGACCTACTTTGGCATCACGCTCCAGCGCGAGCGAGGCAGCGGCGCGCTCGGCATCCCGAATGTGGGGGACCTCTTCTACCAGGACACCGAGGATGCCACCTTCTCGTACAGCATCGAGGCGACGGGCAGCCGCGGCCGGGGCGAGGACAACGAGGTGGCCGTCCAGCGCGCACTCTGGGACCTCTACGATAGCGCCAACGACGACCGCGACAAGGTGAGTCTCGGTGACCAGGCCATCTGGAACGCGCTCGTGACCGCTCGTCCTGCTTCGATGTCCGACGTGTGGAATGCGCTGATTGCCAACGTGAGCGAGGAGGATAAGACGAAGTATGGCGCCATCTTCGCGGATCAGGGCATCGCGCCCGACCCCACGGCGCCGGCAGACGGGACGGTGATCCCGCTGAATGGATCCGCGACACCGACCTTCACCTGGAGCGCCAACGGGGCTGGGCCTTCCTTCCGGCTCAATCGATTCACGGTCGCGTTCTATTCGGAAGACTTCTCGACGCTGCTCTACGAGACGCCCGAGCTGACCACGCCGACGTACACCCCGACGGCAACGGAGCTCACCGACAACATCTTTCGCACGGAGAAGCGTGTGAAATGGGTCGTCAAAGGCCGGAACGTGAGTGCACCCGCCACCGGCACATACATCAGCCTGCCTCGGCTGATCGAGTCAAGCGGCGTGGATGTGGCGTTTGTCATCGACGACACCGGGAGCATGGACGAGGAAATTGCAGGCGTCCGTCAAGGGCTCTTGAACCACCTCGCCACCTATCCCAACGACGGGGCGACCACGTTTCAACTGGTGACGTTCAAAGACGGCGTCACCTCCTTCGCGCCCACCAACGACCTGGCTACCATTCAGTCCCAGGTCTCGGGCCTCTTTGCCGATGGAGGCGCTGACTGTCCCGAGGCCTCGGCCCAGGCTGTCATGGCAGCTGAGCAGCGGCTCCGGGCCAACGGGCGCGTCTTTCTCGCCACGGATGCAGACCCGCACCCGGGCCAAGACATCGCGGGAACGATCCGCACCTTGCGCGCGCGCGGCGTCCGTGTGGACGTGGTCCTCTCCGGGTCATGCTCGGGATTAGCCGCCAGAGAGGGCGCAGGCGCGAACGAGCCGAACACAGCCGCAGCCCCTGAGCGGTCGACCGACACGGTCAAGCCCGCCAGTGCCCGCCTGGCGCTGCGCAACGAACTGGTCCAGGTCCGCGCGGCAGCCGACACCCTTTGGCTTGGGGACGACGATTTCGCGCAGATCCTGCTGCCCTTCTCGTTCCCGTTTGGCGAAGCCACCTACAGCACCGCCTACGTGAACTCCAACGGCTCCGTCACCTTCAACTCGGGCGACGTCTCGCGCGGCGGGTCGGTGGGGAATTTGCTCTTTGGGCCGCCGCGCATCGCGCCGCTCTGGGACGACCTCGATCCCTCGCTGCGTGGTCGCGTCTTCGTGGAAGAGCGCGATGGGGCGGCTGTCATTACGTTCCAGGAGGTGCCTGAGTACAACGCGCCAAGCCCCTCGTCAAGCCCCAACACGTTTGCGTTGACCCTTCGGCCGGACGGCACCTTCTCCATCGACTACGGCACGATCAGCGCCGCCGGCGTCTTTGCGGCGGTGCACACGGGGTTCTCTGAGGACCCAGGACCCACGGACCTGTCGGCGGCGCCGCAGCCGATTGACGCCGACCCCGAAGGGACGCTCTATGAGCCATTTACAGGTACAAACGACCTGAGCGGCTTGCTGTTGAACTTCGACGCCGTCAGTAGCGGTCCGCCGCCGCCGCCGCCTGTCTTCAACGCGATCGAGGCCTTCTCGCAGATGGCCCTCCAGACGGGCGGCATCTTCGCGCTGATGCCTGAGGTGAACTCCTTCGACGCGCAGGAGGTGCAGCGCTTCGAAAACACGGTATTCAATCTCGTCCAGGGCGGCATCAACCAGTCGCTCGCGCTGGTGCAGCCGGGCCGCGGTCCACGCGGCAGTCGCTTCAGCGTGGATATCGCAGGCTCCGGCACCACGTTCCGGCCTGGAGCCACCCGGCTCGAGGTCGAAGGCGCTGGCGTGTCGGTCGAGGAGGTGACCGTGCTCTCGCCCGTCCGGATGCTAGCTACCCTCGCCGTCGATGAAGGGGCCGCGGAAGGGTTCTACAACCTCTTGGCGGTCACGCAGCAGGGGGCGGTAGCAGACAGTGCCCAGGGGCTTGGCTCCTTCATCGTGACGCCTCCAGAGACGGGCCCTAAGGTGTTGAGCGTAGCGCCGACGGTCGGGGATGCCGGGAGCAACCTGACCGTATCGGTCTTTGGGACGAATACCAACTTCGACGAGACCTCCCAACTCCAGATGGGGTTGGGTATTACGGTGCTCTCCTCGACGGCTATCTCGGCAACCGAACTCCAAGCGTCCATCGAGATCGCAGAGAATGCGCCCATGGGGCTCCGTGATGTCCAGGTCGTGACGGGCGATGAGGTGGCGGCGGAAAACCAAACCGGGCCGTTCTTCGTCACGTCTGAGGGGCAAGACCGAGCGCTGCTCGTCTCGGCCCTGCCAAACGTAGGGGCGCCGGGCACCGAGACAACACTCTCGGTTACAGGGTCCAACACGAGCTTTGTGGAAGGCATCTCGGCGTTGAGCGTGAGTGGCACGGGCATCACGACGCTCAGTACCACCGTGGTGAGCCCCACGCAACTCAGTGCGGTCATTCAGATCGAAGAGGACGCCTCGCTCGGTGCGCGTGACATTCGAGTGACGACGTCGTCGCCTTGCTCGATGGTTTCGTAG